The nucleotide window AAAAAGAATACTTACACTGCACAGTTGGATAAGATTTTTCACATAGCTCTGAACAAGTATCCTGCAAAGTACAATATCTCTCAGTGGTTCATCATCCCTTTAGTGTATGAAAAGTATTGCATCATGTTAGCATGTAGGCATTGTAGGGCAATTTTGTATGTTTAGACAGTTCGACGTGTTATTAGTGTAGTTTGCAACTTTGCACAAACCTTTATGGAGGTGGCGAGCCGTATTGAGTCTTGTACCAGTGAATCAAGTTCCGCTTCATTTCCAGGCTTCACATAGATCACCTGTTGAAGCAGCTGTGTTAAGATACTATCTTGGTTGGCGTGGAAGATGAAGAGAAAAAGTTTAGAAACTTAATGATGGATCGTCGCCACCGATTTCTGGTAGTTGAATTGTGTTGTCATCTCTGCTTGATGACAGAACCCATACATTAAACTGTGTGTCAATCTGTTACAGCACAAAACATTAGTTCTGTAAAGTTTACAGTTCTTGAAACAAAGGTGATTAGGGTCAAATTCTAGTTTAAGTTAAGTTCGAGGACAATTTATGACTACAACTCGAATTGCAACGATTAGATAACTACAGACCATTTTGGAAACAGTTGCCCTGATGCTTTATCATGACAGTTCGAGGACAAATGTAATGCTCTATGCAATCATCAATTTCTAACATTACAACACCACCAAACTGGCAAACTAGTTATAGTCATGAATTGTCCTCGAACTGTCATGAAGAATGATTACAATGATTAGAGTACTCATGCAAATGTAAATACCTGATGGTCTATGCAAAAACAAATACCTTTCTGCAGTATGGAGAGGAGCAGTTGCTACATTTTCTGGTGAATGATGTTAAGATCCTTCCATCAACAGAGAAGCCAAAACTAGCATGCTGGTAAACACAAAGGAAAATTAGTTAGTATGTTCTGCTTCAAATGTTTCTTGACAGAATTGATTGAATTAGATAGAAAGATTGCCCAATTCAGTTGGGGATTTGCATCACATATTGACAGGAAAGAGGAAACGTTTATTTTCAAAGACTTCAGGATGAGTTTAATAAGTAACCTATCCTCTTAGTTACCATAGTACTAAAACAATAATTGGCTTATTATGCAAACTTGTATGATGCATTATTGCTCTCAAACATAAATGCTGATCGGTTTCATGCAGAGAGAGACTAATTTCATGCAATGCATGAAGTTGTTCTGCATTAATGCATTGATGAATTATTGATGCATTAATGTTCTGGAAGAGAACGATTAGTGTGTTTGCCCTCGCTACTTGCATACTTTGTTCTTAGCTAATGGATTTTTATCCATCTAGAATATGATACGTATAATGTATTTTTCAAACTTTATTCGTTGGTATATATCTGAACATTCTTGATATTaactccttttgtttcttttactgGTATATAGCAAGGTTGCATGTGATTCTTTAGATTGATTATGTTCTTTAAATTAGAAGAGTAATGAGTAATGTGTACTATATTTTTTTCTGGTCTGAATTATTTGTAGAAGTTGCAAGTAGATAACAAGTTTGGTCATGATAGTAAGATATTTAGATAATAAAATGGGAGTGACCTTGTGGACGGAGAGGTTGACTGAAACTTGTGCATCCTTTTTATTTCCATCATCTGCTTCGACCAAATCTCCCAAACGCAGGTCTTGAAGGGACAGAAGGTAATCACAACCCCAATTTCCATGCCATCTCCCATCTGCTGTTGATATTCTGATCACACTGCGCCTGCTGTTCTTTTTGTTAATCTATGTTTGTTGGCCCAAGTATAAGATATATATCAGTTCATAACTATTGGTAGAAAAAAAATGTGGGAATTGTTCTGTTGTCAGACAACAAACATTGGTTAGGTAGAATCATGTCTGGAAAGCATGTGGTGTTGATCAACAGACTAGGCAACCTATCAGCTATATTTTAAAGAGACAAGCCCGTTCTAAAGCGGACTTGCGAACTTTGCATTGTTCCAACGGCTCCTGCATTTCAGCAAATGTTCGCAGTTCCATTTTAGAAAGGGCCAGAACAGTTGTATATTGACCATCTTCTACTTGAACAAATATGCAACGTGGACGTGTTGGCTACACATGTACACACAATTTGTAGATATTGAGAATGAAAAACTGGTTAGCTCGGCACAGAAAGGAAAAGCATATATAAAAGAAATCACAAAATGTCAAAGAAAAGAGGATGGTGTTTCGGTTCAGGAATAGCTACATAAGGATGGTGTTGTTGAGGTACTTTACCAGAGAAAAATCGTTTCTTTTTGAAGAAGCTCTGATTCTGAAACTCTGAGAACAAACCGCTTTGGAGGATTTGGGGTTTGCTGGGTTTATACAAAGAAGCTTAATATTTCTTGCTGATACCAAATTAGCAACTTCTGCCATTTCTCTGAAAACCATACAAGCTAGCTAGTGTAGGACATCCCTAGCTTCTATGTAACCTTATCATCATGAATGTGCTGGCAGTTGGCAGTATGATTTGAAAGATGATGATAATATAACAATGATTGGGATAATAAGGTATATATTTTTGAGGCACTAAACAAGTTAACGTGGGTATAGCCCAGTTCATTATACACTAGTCCCTTAATATGTGCTCCGCATATATCAATTGACTTTTAtctttataaattaaaaaatagagtaCTATATTTAAGAAAATCCACTTTGTTAGGCGTGAAAATACTCAAATATTCTTACACCATAGATTttgttaaactaggggagtgaaattcacacttcatgttttcttttttattatcttaaattttgtattttaatttgtAAAGAAGAAATTTTAGGAGTGAATTTCATTTTGAAAGAGGAAATAATGAGTGTGAATTACAAATttgggagtgtgaatttcattctccTTAAATTAATGTTtaataaatataattaaaaaaataatagaaaagccaaaaaaaaaaaaaaaactctatgcAGATAACTACCCTACCCACTACtatcttttttaaaaaaagttaatttttactgttttattttataatagAAAAAATTTCTTACACATGTAGAGAATGTGGTTGCAGACTAGTTATTAATTTAGtcattgtatatatttatcccTCATAAAGTCATAATGTGACTTATGTGAAAAAAGAAGTTATAGAAACAGAGAGAGGAGAATAGATTTGCACTAGTCCACAGTCAAAAGGTGGCTGGACAACGGGATATCAGACTCAGTCTAGTTTAGCTTGAAAACGGGTCAGTAACTTTTTGGTTCTCTAGTAATAGCTCTTTAATTCGTCGACAATAGTTTTAAGAAGATGCTAATAGTTTTTCAAAAGATTATTGTAAATCATAGAAGCTTTTTCGAAGAATGACGGTAAACTTTTTAGTTCGTCGACAATAGGTTTTAAGTTTGGGATAGTAACTTTTTGAAAAATGATAATGACTTTATTGATGAATAACACTAACTTTTCTGAAGAAGAATAACAGTAATTCTTTGTTCATCTATaataacattaatttttttgttagtTACATAAATTTTGGGTgctgctattcacacacctcttTTTTCTAttcacaccccccccccccccccccccccccccaaaattttctgttactttaattcaatttttttacaaattaccctaactaccattctttgtaattttgtttctttttcttttttatatttggcaagtcaatcatgaatcaaacatcgttatacaataaatcaaaattttttttacctataaatgaaggaaaaataataagtTCATTAAGTGGACTGAATTGTATTATTAGACAAGGAATATGCTTCCCAGGTAATTACGTTCATCCAAATGAATCCAAATTGCAAAGATCTTCCAAGTAAGACTAATATTCTGCAGTAAATATGGTTTTCCTCTCCACACTCTGATTGTTAGGTAGAAAGGCACGGGACCTAATTCAACATTGTTAAGAGAATGCCAATCCAATAGCTAGTTGGTTATTTTGAGTAGTAGTTACAATTACTGAACTGAAATGTATAGATGGTTGGTTAAATGGGGTAGCAGTTACAAAGCCATAATATATCAAATTGAATGGAATCTTGTGTAATATTTTATCCTTATCTTGTGAATGTCATTGCtgattaagaagaagaagaagaagaagagggaaaaaaaaaaaacctgcaaGACAAAATGCTATATGTCAAAAGTCCAGCACTTAGTGTGGCAAAGTttagagctcaaatgaaaaatcATTATGTGATTGAATTTGGGAATTTAGGTATGTCATGACTGCAATATAGAATTGAAGAAAGGTATAAGCATATCACCTAAACTAAAGGAGATCCAAAACCTTTCACATCTGCTTCAGCAACGTTAATTCAAGGTACCATTCACAGTGTTTTAGTTGTTGTTCCGGTGGAATAAAGCATTCATAGAGTGGTGATATGGCTAATTTGTTCAACCCTGAATTTAATCTATGTTTGGTGTAGCGAAAATAGAAACCAATTATCAGACTGTATTATGCAAGACCAGAATAATCAAAATATGATTGAACATACAATTGTCAAcaataagggtttaggatttgggaatgattgacttgccaaatagaaaaaaaaaaaaaaaaaagaattccaagcagggtagttagggtaatttgtaaaaaaaaattgaattaaagtaataaataaatagaagGGGTGTGTAAATAGAGAAAAtgagtgtgtgaatagcaccaccataaatttttgattctttttttgtATAAAAAATAGTGGCCGAGTGAGCTACCACTCCGGGACCGGGAGCAACTTGGGTATGACCCATTCTCAAGGGATGTTTTTCACAAGCTAAGGCTCGAACCAGGGACCTCCTATTACCAGGAGAAGTCCCGCAATATCAGCCCCACTTGCAGCCTAGCatgcttccatttttttttttttagggaaatggAATCAAGTTCCAAATATATTACGACGTCACTGCGTCAAGCTAGAGGGTTTCATGAAACCATTCATAGTACAAGTACAAGCACAAGCACAATACAGACTGCGCAAGGTTGCCATAAAACTCCTAACCAATCTGCCCAAAGCAGCTAAATTATTACTAGCCAACAAATCGAAAACCTAAAGGAactgcagaaaagaaaagataataaaTAAAACTCCCCTAGCCCTACCCTATCCAAAGATAGAACCACTATCTTGAGcatcttgacgcctaagacccaaATGGTGTACGTCGCAACACAACAACACAGAGCACGGTAACATCCAGAAGACAAAATAGGGCTAGAAGATAAACTATCTACCTCCCCAAAAGCCCAATCCAACCTAAACTAGTGAAAGGAAAAAGGAGACCTAAGCCAAAGGCCCAGATCACTAGGCTGTACCACAACCCAGTAGGGCAGAGCCCCGAGCCTACTACCAAGATCCAACTTCCTCACACCAATCGGACTAAACCGGCCTTCCCAGAAGGCAGCCCCGCCTTTCACCATTCCCGCCTCCTCCATCTCTCCTCCACCATCACTGGGTCCCCCTAAAGACCGGCCGGAACACCTACTTCAAAAGCCGATCAACGGAGCCCAGGAACCACCAGCACTCGCTCTCGAACTCGCACCCTCCGCTGTCACACAGCGATCGGAGCCTCAACAGACTGCGATCCCCTCAGAACCTCCAATCACAAATCTCTGCTGCCGTCCTTCAAAAGCTAGACAGCAGATCTCCGACTTGGATCACACCACACAAGCCACCTCCTCCTCACTGAGACAACCGCGATTGGAGCCTGGCACACCTGGATTGATCAACGTCGTGGACCACTACTAACTTTGCCGTTATCAACGCCTGCCACAGCAGGTCGAAACCCACCAACACAATCTGAGAAGCCTCCAAACCAGGAAGCCCCCGCCGCACCTACGATCGCAGCCGAGAGCCTTCCCTGTGTCGCCTCCGTCCACGATCGTTGCCTTGCCTGAAGGAAGAGCGCCGCCGCCGCCagtcgaaacctaggtttcgaaaAAACCAAGGTCACTCGCTCCGAGAAGCTCGGACCTCAGCTTGCGGTATATTAAACAGTTTTCAATTTGTTAAGCCAATTTGTTTTGCTCCATCACCTAGCATGCTTCCATTAAACCAACCCCATTGGGTTAAAATTTGATAATAggtttttctttccataaatttCGTTGACATAATTTCTTCTACACTGACtaaatatcttttttttatatCAACAAACTCAAATACAACAACCGGTTTTTCGTGAGTCGAACTTACAATCTTTTAGTTACATAGGGAAGACTAATGCAACTTAAATATCTTTATGTTTTGgtcagtttttttattttaacaaaCTACATATAAGTTACTGATAAAAGATGACTTAACAGATTCAtcatttaaagattgaattaaacatataaggactaaatcttacaaataagaacaatctgctctccacttgccacctgtcatgaattaatttactttttttacccttaattaCTTCTttaacttctaatccctttatgttacttctcaaagaagaaaaaaaaatccatttctGTTACACATTGCTAAGAGAGAGAATCTTAGAGCTCTCTGtcaaacttcttcttcttcttcttctatatcGCTAAATATGTCCTTGGTTCAGTAGCAGCTTCATTTGCAGTAGCAGGAGCAATAGTAACAGTAGTAGTAGGAGGAGCAGGAGCAATAGCAGTTAGATCTGTCAATCCAGTAGCAGTAGCATAAGCAGGagccagggccggtcctgagtcTTTCGAGGCCCTGGGCGAGAATTATCGTTAGGCCCCTTATCTCTAAATTGTTAAAGagtattctaaaaaaaaaaaaaaaaaatctctatatTGTTAAAGAGTCTATATAAATCAATGTTTCAAAATCTATTGAGGATTAACACATTTATACATAAACAAAACGAAATTTCTctcttaattgaaaaaaaaaaaaaaattacgaacTGTCAAACTCTACTGCAAAATTCATGCAACCAATGAAAAAACCACCATTGCACAagcaaaattataaacaaaaattgCATCAATATTGAGGTTAACCAAACTCCTTAAAAGAAATAGCATAATCTTTTTCTCATTCTCGATTGGAGTCTAAAAAAGCAGAAAACATACCTCTtattattatttcaaaaaaggcaaaatactgtttagtccctgaagtatgcaTTCGTcttcgtttcagtccctgcttttctaatttaatttgaaaagtcCCTGAGGTCACAATTTCTTGTCTAATAGATCATTGTCGTTAAGATTCAGTCAAGTTGGATCGTTATGTTGCTGATGTGGCACTCCAAGCCAAGCCACCTCAGCATTTGTAGGCCATGCAACCTGTAAATTGTCCAAAttaacccttcttcttcacacCCAAACCACCATAACCACCACCAAGCTCTCTCTCCGAGTCCAACCCCTCACCGCCTTCCTCAACCCCTTGCCACCGCGTCTGAAACTGAATCAACAAAcctctctccctcctctctTACTCAAAGAACTCAAACTCAAATTCCCTCTATGCTGCACCACCAAAACTTGAACAGGAACAAAGTCTCCGAGAGCAGTTTCATAGTCACCATCTCCAAAACCACCTTCTCACCACCACCACTTGCTGCTGCACCACCTCCTACTCCATTTGTCACTACACCTAATCCGACCACCCTTACCCTCCACCACAACCATTCCCAAACCCACTTCTCCAAGCCACTGCGTGCCTCTTATCTCCTCATTTCTAATCCCCCAGATCcctaccttcaccaccaccaaaaCTACCACAACCGCCACCGAGCTCAACCAACAATTCCATTGCGATTATATGTCAACAAATTCCAAGAACTACACCTGCATAATTAATCAAACCAACATATCCAACATATGGGTATTTCCAAGttcatcaaaaaccaaattcCACCTCAAATTAACCCCAATTCTTTCTTTAAAACccaaaattaccaaaaaaaatcaatccGAAGCACTGAGATTGGGTTACCTATCCCAATCCTCAGTCTGCTTCAGCAAAATCGTAACCACATGAAGCGTCGACCTCCATCACTGTAGGCCTCGTACCCGCCATCACCATCGGATTCCGTAGTCTGGTTCATCTTCCATTTGGATGGAACCGGACCGAACTCGTGGTCATTGAAGCTCTGCCTCTGTGGCCAAACTCTGATCACGAGATCTGAACCAAAGTTCGATTCTTTAAGAAGCCCAACAGTGTCGGTGAATCGGAGGCCGAGGCCTCACCCCTAACATGAGATCGAGTTCTCAACGACCGCTCCGATCTTCATCTCAGCAGTGACGCTAGGTTTTGCCGCCGGCAAGCCGCGCTCCAGATCTACACCTCACCTGCCCTCCAAGATCCGGGAAGGACAGATAGATTTCGATCTGCCCACGCCGAGGACGACCCACCATTCTCTAGCCATGAACTACGCTTCTGCCGAGAAACCGGACTACAACCCCAGACCAACATCCTCCCGCCGCTGCGTTTCGGCCCGGGAGAGATCAGACAAACTGAActgttttcctctctctctctctctttgcgcGCGTGGTGCGCGTTCTTCTCTGTATTTGTTATACTATgtgataaagattaatgttataagaggaagaagagattgcagcaagaacaaaaaagaaaagaattaaaaaaaaattaaaaggggaGGCTAGGGTTATTTTCGACATTTTAATATCCACCATGCTTACGTGGCGCTGAGTTGGCGTCTAccgatctgccacgtcagccagTTAACGAAGTATTTAGACGGCGAGGACCTATTAGACACGAAATTGTGACCTCAGGGatttttcagattaaattagaaaagcagggactgaaacgaggacgaaggcatacttcagggactaaacagtattttgccctTTCAAAAACCCCAATTTTTAGAGATTgcagcaaaaaaaaagaagaagaaaaaaagtcaGAAGAGAAAACAATAGGAAGAAATTATCAGTTGAGGCAATGACTCAAATGAGTTTGTGAGGGAAGAGGGATTGAGAGAGATATGGAGGGAAAagttgagaaaagaaaaagtttcttcttgatttatggaagaagagagagtgcaTGAGACGttgcaaagaaagagaaaaatggtTGGAAGAGAGAGATCCTAACATTAATTCT belongs to Rosa chinensis cultivar Old Blush chromosome 4, RchiOBHm-V2, whole genome shotgun sequence and includes:
- the LOC112198361 gene encoding large ribosomal RNA subunit accumulation protein YCED homolog 2, chloroplastic isoform X2, coding for MVFREMAEVANLVSARNIKLLCINPANPKSSKAVCSQSFRIRASSKRNDFSLINKKNSRRSVIRISTADGRWHGNWGCDYLLSLQDLRLGDLVEADDGNKKDAQVSVNLSVHKHASFGFSVDGRILTSFTRKCSNCSSPYCRKIDTQFNVWVLSSSRDDNTIQLPEIGGDDPSVIYVKPGNEAELDSLVQDSIRLATSIKG
- the LOC112198361 gene encoding large ribosomal RNA subunit accumulation protein YCED homolog 2, chloroplastic isoform X1, which codes for MVFREMAEVANLVSARNIKLLCINPANPKSSKAVCSQSFRIRASSKRNDFSLINKKNSRRSVIRISTADGRWHGNWGCDYLLSLQDLRLGDLVEADDGNKKDAQVSVNLSVHKHASFGFSVDGRILTSFTRKCSNCSSPYCRKIDTQFNVWVLSSSRDDNTIQLPEIGGDDPSVIYVKPGNEAELDSLVQDSIRLATSIKDTCSELCEKSYPTVQYIGGESRASIDKRWSRLLELKNLL